The Mustela erminea isolate mMusErm1 chromosome 18, mMusErm1.Pri, whole genome shotgun sequence genome has a window encoding:
- the LOC116578373 gene encoding histone H3.3A, which translates to MARTKQTARKSTGGKAPRKQLATKAARKSAPSTGGVKKPHRYRPGTVALREIRRYQKSTELLIRKLPFQRLVREIAQDFKTDLRFQSAAIGALQEASEAYLVGLFEDTNLCAIHAKRVTIMPKDIQLARRIRGERA; encoded by the exons ATGGCCCGAACCAAGCAGACTGCCCGTAAATCCACGGGTGGGAAAGCGCCCCGCAAACAGCTGGCCACTAAAGCCGCCCGGAAAAGCGCCCCTTCTACCGGTGGGGTGAAAAAACCTCATCGCTACAG GCCCGGGACCGTGGCGCTTCGGGAGATCCGTCGTTACCAGAAATCCACCGAGCTTCTGATCCGGAAGCTGCCTTTCCAGAGGTTGGTGAGGGAGATCGCCCAGGATTTCAAAACCGATCTGAGGTTTCAGAGCGCCGCCATTGGCGCGCTTCAG GAGGCCAGTGAAGCGTACCTGGTGGGTTTATTTGAAGATACTAATCTGTGTGCCATCCACGCTAAGAGAGTCACCATCATGCCCAAAGACATCCAGTTGGCTCGCCGGATACGGGGAGAGAGAGCTTAA